Proteins co-encoded in one Daphnia carinata strain CSIRO-1 chromosome 3, CSIRO_AGI_Dcar_HiC_V3, whole genome shotgun sequence genomic window:
- the LOC130685502 gene encoding laminin subunit beta-1-like isoform X1, protein MDSKFSLLVLIVVAATCLTNVVSGKTTIIKSHRSRLASTRNTVRNSSVVYGQSRVSHRTEEANTIRTSSGAAVSMADRIHPLSDLALHEPGVVSQRPHPCEQSSCYPATGNLLLGREMRLSATSTCGLQKKEKYCIVSHLEDKKKCFWCDSRPEQVNSPSSHHIQNILYRYTPTSRRRSWWQAQNGVENVSIQLDLEAEFHFTHLIMTFKTFRPAALLIERSYDFGRTWKIYRYFAYNCAESFPGISREPPRNLTEVICESRYSGVAPSTEGEVIFRVLPPNLPIDDPYSQEVQNLLKMTNLRVNFTKLHTLGDDLLDNREEIQDKYYYAIYDMVVRGSCSCYGHASRCLPLPGVDQRTDMVHGRCECTHNTKGLNCEQCEDFYHDLPWRPAIGRQTNACKRCNCNHHSDRCHFDPAVYEATGRISGGVCDDCEHNTMGRNCEQCKAFFYQDPTKTISDPDVCLPCDCDPSGSLDDGICDARSDPSGGIQAGQCHCKRHVEGRRCDQCQHGYWNFTEENPDGCQECSCNLQGTYENQGCNVYSGECVCKRYVTGRDCDQCLPEHWGLSEARDGCKPCECDPGGSYDNNCDILTGQCKCRPHVTGRTCSQPEQGFFAGLLDYRIYEAEYGGISDRAQLQIREPYRDRDPSWTGPGFVRAVEDSSIQFTLDAISQSMEYDLVIRYEPQLSGQWEDVRVVIERPDEVDPDGPCANLNNQQGPPGSGGLEISRISLPSGARHAVVYPPTCLEAGKKYNVRLEFKSYDSNQETPSAAVLIDSITVVPRADSIPFLGGSPAADYRRQEFEHYRCAQYFYSVVKTNIPEVCRKHLYSIGFYVLGAGFECQCDPTGSFSGICDSLGGQCSCKANVVGRKCDQCAPGTFGFGPEGCTPCECNPVGSLDNFCDSGTGQCRCRPNTYGRVCDQCQPGYWNFPSCQRCECNGHADLCDSRTGRCLDCRDFTTDEHCDRCLDSYYGDPRLGVDIPCRACPCPGTINSGHSYAPRCSLDRETQDVVCECQEGYAGPRCDVCADNYFGNPDIPGGQCRPCQCSNNIDLSRPGNCDGRTGECLQCLFNTESFSCELCQKGFFGDALSQQCTPCVCNLLGSDSSLEGPSVCNRQSGQCPCLPNVEGLSCDRCAVDHWKIASGEGCEACNCDQVGSLSTQCNEFDGQCECRDGFGGRKCDQCRANYWGNPSDNSCRPCNCDPQGSSTQQCHHATGACVCLPGMGGEKCDRCARGYVGAIVPDCQPCGECFDNWDRILQELRGQTEQVVVAAGQIRETGATGAYTREFETMEAKLTEVRTLLVNTTLSGRELSQLEQLFDSIKTNLTLAGQGMDGLDDTVENTTQRIFSVNLSLTNLRTKATDLQMAAQSLKDNATKLQEANVEGALNLTREARQRSQKAQDRVEFTQQPVSDSERQRRRTEALLSRVAPQLGESQQRNAAELADLGARLAVVERSLPELNDAVCDGRGDPCDSLCGGGGCGKCGALSCDEGSVTKAENALSLAKEAEGILRNRQAESEEMMRGVRQAETEAENARSLAREALLAAESAQNRSEAAKAEVDELMNQIDEFLEESGASPADIRSLATDVLSKGISLRPEQITDLARRINDTISSLTNIDAILAETSGDLASAKALKDRADAAKAHAQGILTVAQQVLESLAAAQAAQDKAQEAIQTADKDISAAESHLTQIASETADAQVKASESVQEVEGLRERLRELQRKLIKNERDVKEAARESDVAASLATRAGQGASELDIAYQRALRALEEKTSRSGDARERSARLQDKANRLTASVVAKVQELKEMEDEYLLHERRLTDLSEQVMAMNVRMTDYLQVISDRSEFYRTCQK, encoded by the exons AAAACGACGATTATCAAATCGCATCGGAGCAGACTGGCGTCCACTAGGAACACTGTGCGAAACAGTTCGGTGGTTTACGGCCAATCCCGCGTCTCGCATCGAACGGAAGAGGCCAACACAATCAGAACGTCATCTGGGGCTGCCGTATCGATGGCGGATCGGATCCATCCGCTATCTGATTTGGCCCTGCACGAACCAG GTGTTGTGTCACAAAGGCCGCATCCCTGCGAGCAGAGTTCGTGTTACCCGGCAACAGGCAATTTGTTGCTCGGCAGAGAAATGCGGCTTTCAGCCACATCCACCTGTGGTCTCCAAAAGAAG GAAAAATATTGCATCGTGTCTCATTTGgaagataagaaaaagtgTTTTTGGTGCGACTCGCGGCCCGAACAGGTCAACAGTCCCAGCAGCCATCACATTCAAAACATCCTCTACAGATACACTCCCAC GTCTCGCCGACGCTCTTGGTGGCAGGCACAGAATGGTGTTGAGAACGTCAGCATCCAGCTGGACCTGGAAGCCGAATTCCACTTTACTCACTTGATCATGACCTTCAAGACTTTCCGGCCGGCCGCTCTCCTTATTGAGCGATCCTACGATTTCGGACGCACCTGGAAG ATCTACCGCTACTTTGCCTATAATTGCGCTGAATCATTCCCGGGCATTTCGCGTGAACCGCCACGCAACCTGACGGAAGTGATTTGCGAATCGCGTTATTCGGGCGTCGCTCCTTCTACAGAAGGTGAGGTCATCTTCCGTGTTCTGCCGCCCAACTTGCCCATCGACGATCCTTACTCGCAAGAAGTTCAGAATCTGCTCAAGATGACCAATTTGCGCGTTAATTTTACGAAACTTCATACCCTCGGCGATGATTTACTTGACAATAg GGAGGAGATCCAGGACAAGTATTACTATGCCATCTATGATATGGTTGTGCGAGGTTCGTGCTCATGCTACGGTCACGCTTCGCGGTGTTTGCCCTTACCAGGCGTTGACCAGCGGACGGACATGGTTCACGGCCGTTGCGAATGTACCCACAACACCAAAGGTCTCAACTGCGAGCAGTGTGAAGATTTCTACCACGATCTGCCCTGGAGGCCGGCCATCGGTCGACAGACCAACGCTTGCAAACGCTGTAATTGCAACCACCACTCTGACCGGTGTCATTTCGATCCGGCCGTCTACGAAGCCACTGGCCGTATTTCTGGAGGTGTTTGCGACGATTGCGAGCACAACACTATGGGCCGCAATTGCGAACAGTGCAAAGCTTTCTTCTACCAG gaccCGACAAAAACGATTAGCGATCCCGACGTTTGTTTGCCGTGCGATTGCGACCCTAGTGGATCGTTAGACGATGGCATTTGCGATGCGCGATCTGATCCTTCTGGTGGAATTCAGGCCGGCCAATGTCATTGTAAACGTCACGTGGAAGGCCGCCGCTGCGACCAATGCCAACATGGATATTGGAATTTTACCGAGGAAAACCCAGATGGCTGCCAAGAGTGCAGCTGTAACTTGCAAGGCACTTACGAGAACCAAGGATGCAACGTCTACAGCGGCGAATGCGTCTGCAAACGCTACGTCACTGGCCGCGACTGCGACCAATGTCTACCCGAACACTGGGGCTTGTCGGAGGCTCGCGACGGCTGCAAACCTTGCGAATGCGATCCTGGCGGTTCATACGACAACAACTGCGATATCTTGACCGGCCAGTGCAAGTGCAGACCGCACGTTACCGGAAGGACTTGCTCTCAACCGGAGCAAGGTTTCTTTGCCGGACTGCTGGACTACCGCATTTACGAAGCCGAATACGGCGGCATCTCTGATCGCGCCCAGCTCCAAATCCGCGAGCCTTATCGTGATCGCGACCCCAGCTGGACTGGTCCTGGTTTCGTCCGCGCTGTAGAGGACTCTTCCATCCAATTCACTTTGGATGCCATTAGCCAGTCGATGGAATACGATTTGGTTATCCGCTACGAACCTCAACTGTCTGGACAATGGGAGGATGTTCGGGTTGTTATCGAACGTCCTGATGAAGTCGATCCCGATGGACCGTGTGCTAACCTGAACAATCAACAAGGACCTCCCGGTAGTGGCGGTTTGGAAATTTCACGAATTTCGCTTCCGTCTGGCGCCCGTCACGCCGTCGTCTATCCGCCTACTTGCCTGGAAGCCGGCAAGAAATACAACGTTCGTCTGGAGTTCAAGTCTTACGACTCGAACCAGGAAACGCCATCGGCCGCTGTTCTCATCGATTCCATCACGGTAGTTCCACGCGCCGATTCGATTCCTTTCCTGGGCGGATCACCTGCTGCCGACTACCGCCGCCAGGAATTCGAACACTACCGCTGCGCTCAGTACTTTTATTCGGTGGTCAAGACCAACATTCCCGAAGTCTGCCGTAAACATTTGTACAGCATCGGTTTCTACGTCCTCGGAGCGGGTTTCGAGTGCCAGTGTGATCCTACCGGATCCTTCAGTGGCATCTGTGACTCCCTAG GTGGTCAATGCTCATGCAAAGCCAACGTCGTGGGAAGGAAATGTGACCAGTGCGCACCGGGCACTTTTGGATTCGGTCCAGAAGGTTGCACGCCCTGTGAGTGCAACCCTGTCGGCTCTCTTGATAACTTTTGCGACAGCGGAACTGGACAGTGCCGTTGCCGGCCCAATACCTACGGCCGTGTCTGCGACCAGTGCCAACCAGGCTACTG GAACTTCCCTTCGTGCCAACGTTGTGAGTGTAACGGACATGCTGATCTTTGCGATTCACGGACAGGACGGTGCCTGGACTGTCGTGATTTTACAACTGACGAGCATTGCGATCGTTGTCTGGACAGTTATTACGGAGATCCTCGTTTGGGCGTTGATATCCCGTGTCGAGCTTGCCCGTGTCCTGGAACCATCAATTCAGGCCACTCTTACGCTCCTCGTTGCTCGCTGGATCGCGAAACCCAAGACGTGGTCTGCGAATGCCAAGAAGGCTATGCCGGCCCACGCTGCGACGTTTGCGCCGACAACTATTTCGGAAATCCCGACATACCGGGCGGACAGTGCCGGCCTTGTCAGTGTAGCAACAATATTGACCTCTCTCGACCGGGCAACTGCGATGGACGGACGGGCGAATGTCTTCAGTGTTTGTTCAACACGGAAAGCTTTAGTTGTGAGCTTTGCCAGAAGGGCTTCTTTGGCGACGCCCTGTCCCAGCAATGCACACCGTGCGTCTGCAACCTCCTTGGCAGCGACTCGTCATTGGAAGGGCCGTCGGTCTGTAATCGCCAGTCGGGCCAGTGTCCTTGTCTACCCAACGTCGAGGGCCTGTCCTGCGATCGCTGCGCCGTCGACCACTGGAAAATCGCATCGGGCGAAGGTTGCGAGGCCTGTAATTGCGACCAAGTCGGTTCTCTTTCTACCCAATGTAACGAATTCGACGGCCAGTGCGAATGTCGTGACGGATTCGGCGGGCGGAAATGTGATCAGTGCCGCGCTAATTATTGGGGTAATCCATCTGACAACTCGTGCCGGCCTTGCAACTGCGATCCGCAGGGTTCTTCCACCCAGCAATGTCATCACGCCACAGGCGCTTGCGTCTGTCTGCCCGGTATGGGTGGTGAAAAGTGCGACCGATGCGCTCGCGGATACGTCGGCGCGATCGTTCCTGATTGCCAACCTTGCGGCGAATGTTTCGACAACTGGGATCGCATTCTCCAg GAATTGCGCGGACAAACGGAGCAAGTTGTTGTTGCCGCCGGACAAATCCGTGAAACGGGCGCTACTGGTGCTTACACTCGCGAGTTTGAGACGATGGAGGCTAAATTGACAGAAGTACGGACTCTACTTGTCAACACAACCCTCAGCGGCCGCGAATTGTCGCAACTGGAACAGCTTTTCGATTCTATCAAAACCAATTTGACATTAGCTGGGCAAGGAATGGACGGGTTGGATGACACAGTTGAAAACACAACCCAACGTATTTTCTCCGTTAATCTCTCCCTCACAAACCTAAGAACCAAAGCAACTGACCTTCAAATGGCGGCTCAGTCACTCAAGGATAATGCCACCAAACTTCAAGAAGCCAACGTTGAAGGAGCTCTCAACCTGACCCGCGAAGCTCGTCAACGATCGCAGAAAGCGCAGGATCGTGTCGAATTCACTCAACAACCTGTCAGCGATTCAGAGCGACAGCGTAGGAGGACGGAAGCCTTGTTGTCACGCGTCGCTCCACAGCTGGGCGAGAGCCAACAGCGAAACGCAGCTGAACTAGCTGATCTTGGTGCTCGTCTGGCTGTCGTTGAACGCTCTTTACCCGAGCTTAACGACGCTGTCTGTGACGGACGTGGGGATCCATGCGACAGCTTGTGTGGTGGCGGAGGATGCGGGAAATGCGGAGCTCTGTCATGCGATGAAGGATCTGTTACGAAAGCCGAAAATGCGCTCAGCTTAGCTAAAGAAGCGGAAGGCATTCTGCGCAATCGGCAAGCCGAATCGGAAGAGATGATGCGTGGCGTACGCCAGGCTGAGACTGAAGCGGAGAATGCCCGTAGTCTGGCACGTGAGGCACTTCTGGCTGCCGAGTCGGCTCAGAACCGATCCGAAGCAGCCAAGGCCGAAGTGGACGAACTGATGAACCAGATCGACGAATTCCTTGAAGAGTCCGGAGCCAGTCCGGCCGACATCCGCTCTCTTGCCACCGATGTTTTGTCCAAGGGTATTTCGTTGCGACCGGAGCAAATCACCGACCTTGCCCGACGCATCAACGACACCATCTCTTCCCTGACCAACATTGACGCCATTCTGGCCGAGACTTCGGGAGATTTAGCTTCCGCTAAGGCGCTCAAGGATCGTGCTGACGCTGCCAAAGCTCACGCTCAGGGTATTCTTACTGTTGCCCAGCAAGTGCTCGAATCGTTGGCCGCCGCCCAAGCCGCTCAAGACAAGGCTCAAGAGGCTATTCAAACAGCTGACAAG GATATTAGCGCAGCTGAATCGCATCTAACGCAGATCGCTAGTGAGACGGCCGACGCTCAAGTCAAAGCTAGTGAATCTGTCCAGGAGGTCGAGGGCCTACGGGAAAGGTTACGCGAATTGCAGCGGAAGCTGATAAAGAACGAGCGAGATGTTAAAGAAGCCGCCCGTGAGTCCGATGTGGCCGCTTCGCTAGCCACGCGCGCCGGACAGGGTGCCTCTGAGCTTGACATTGCTTATCAACGTGCCCTGCGCGCTCTGGAGGAGAAGACGTCAAGAAGTGGCGATGCCCGCGAACGCTCCGCCCGTCTTCAAGATAAGGCCAATCGGCTAACAGCTAGCGTTGTGGCCAAAGTTCAAGAACTCAAAG AAATGGAGGATGAATACTTGTTGCATGAGCGTCGGTTGACAGACCTTTCTGAGCAAGTTATGGCCATGAATGTGCGCATGACCGACTACTTGCAAGTCATTAGCGACCGCTCAGAGTTTTACCGCACCTGCCAAAAGTAG
- the LOC130685502 gene encoding laminin subunit beta-1-like isoform X2: MDSKFSLLVLIVVAATCLTNVSGKTTIIKSHRSRLASTRNTVRNSSVVYGQSRVSHRTEEANTIRTSSGAAVSMADRIHPLSDLALHEPGVVSQRPHPCEQSSCYPATGNLLLGREMRLSATSTCGLQKKEKYCIVSHLEDKKKCFWCDSRPEQVNSPSSHHIQNILYRYTPTSRRRSWWQAQNGVENVSIQLDLEAEFHFTHLIMTFKTFRPAALLIERSYDFGRTWKIYRYFAYNCAESFPGISREPPRNLTEVICESRYSGVAPSTEGEVIFRVLPPNLPIDDPYSQEVQNLLKMTNLRVNFTKLHTLGDDLLDNREEIQDKYYYAIYDMVVRGSCSCYGHASRCLPLPGVDQRTDMVHGRCECTHNTKGLNCEQCEDFYHDLPWRPAIGRQTNACKRCNCNHHSDRCHFDPAVYEATGRISGGVCDDCEHNTMGRNCEQCKAFFYQDPTKTISDPDVCLPCDCDPSGSLDDGICDARSDPSGGIQAGQCHCKRHVEGRRCDQCQHGYWNFTEENPDGCQECSCNLQGTYENQGCNVYSGECVCKRYVTGRDCDQCLPEHWGLSEARDGCKPCECDPGGSYDNNCDILTGQCKCRPHVTGRTCSQPEQGFFAGLLDYRIYEAEYGGISDRAQLQIREPYRDRDPSWTGPGFVRAVEDSSIQFTLDAISQSMEYDLVIRYEPQLSGQWEDVRVVIERPDEVDPDGPCANLNNQQGPPGSGGLEISRISLPSGARHAVVYPPTCLEAGKKYNVRLEFKSYDSNQETPSAAVLIDSITVVPRADSIPFLGGSPAADYRRQEFEHYRCAQYFYSVVKTNIPEVCRKHLYSIGFYVLGAGFECQCDPTGSFSGICDSLGGQCSCKANVVGRKCDQCAPGTFGFGPEGCTPCECNPVGSLDNFCDSGTGQCRCRPNTYGRVCDQCQPGYWNFPSCQRCECNGHADLCDSRTGRCLDCRDFTTDEHCDRCLDSYYGDPRLGVDIPCRACPCPGTINSGHSYAPRCSLDRETQDVVCECQEGYAGPRCDVCADNYFGNPDIPGGQCRPCQCSNNIDLSRPGNCDGRTGECLQCLFNTESFSCELCQKGFFGDALSQQCTPCVCNLLGSDSSLEGPSVCNRQSGQCPCLPNVEGLSCDRCAVDHWKIASGEGCEACNCDQVGSLSTQCNEFDGQCECRDGFGGRKCDQCRANYWGNPSDNSCRPCNCDPQGSSTQQCHHATGACVCLPGMGGEKCDRCARGYVGAIVPDCQPCGECFDNWDRILQELRGQTEQVVVAAGQIRETGATGAYTREFETMEAKLTEVRTLLVNTTLSGRELSQLEQLFDSIKTNLTLAGQGMDGLDDTVENTTQRIFSVNLSLTNLRTKATDLQMAAQSLKDNATKLQEANVEGALNLTREARQRSQKAQDRVEFTQQPVSDSERQRRRTEALLSRVAPQLGESQQRNAAELADLGARLAVVERSLPELNDAVCDGRGDPCDSLCGGGGCGKCGALSCDEGSVTKAENALSLAKEAEGILRNRQAESEEMMRGVRQAETEAENARSLAREALLAAESAQNRSEAAKAEVDELMNQIDEFLEESGASPADIRSLATDVLSKGISLRPEQITDLARRINDTISSLTNIDAILAETSGDLASAKALKDRADAAKAHAQGILTVAQQVLESLAAAQAAQDKAQEAIQTADKDISAAESHLTQIASETADAQVKASESVQEVEGLRERLRELQRKLIKNERDVKEAARESDVAASLATRAGQGASELDIAYQRALRALEEKTSRSGDARERSARLQDKANRLTASVVAKVQELKEMEDEYLLHERRLTDLSEQVMAMNVRMTDYLQVISDRSEFYRTCQK, from the exons AAAACGACGATTATCAAATCGCATCGGAGCAGACTGGCGTCCACTAGGAACACTGTGCGAAACAGTTCGGTGGTTTACGGCCAATCCCGCGTCTCGCATCGAACGGAAGAGGCCAACACAATCAGAACGTCATCTGGGGCTGCCGTATCGATGGCGGATCGGATCCATCCGCTATCTGATTTGGCCCTGCACGAACCAG GTGTTGTGTCACAAAGGCCGCATCCCTGCGAGCAGAGTTCGTGTTACCCGGCAACAGGCAATTTGTTGCTCGGCAGAGAAATGCGGCTTTCAGCCACATCCACCTGTGGTCTCCAAAAGAAG GAAAAATATTGCATCGTGTCTCATTTGgaagataagaaaaagtgTTTTTGGTGCGACTCGCGGCCCGAACAGGTCAACAGTCCCAGCAGCCATCACATTCAAAACATCCTCTACAGATACACTCCCAC GTCTCGCCGACGCTCTTGGTGGCAGGCACAGAATGGTGTTGAGAACGTCAGCATCCAGCTGGACCTGGAAGCCGAATTCCACTTTACTCACTTGATCATGACCTTCAAGACTTTCCGGCCGGCCGCTCTCCTTATTGAGCGATCCTACGATTTCGGACGCACCTGGAAG ATCTACCGCTACTTTGCCTATAATTGCGCTGAATCATTCCCGGGCATTTCGCGTGAACCGCCACGCAACCTGACGGAAGTGATTTGCGAATCGCGTTATTCGGGCGTCGCTCCTTCTACAGAAGGTGAGGTCATCTTCCGTGTTCTGCCGCCCAACTTGCCCATCGACGATCCTTACTCGCAAGAAGTTCAGAATCTGCTCAAGATGACCAATTTGCGCGTTAATTTTACGAAACTTCATACCCTCGGCGATGATTTACTTGACAATAg GGAGGAGATCCAGGACAAGTATTACTATGCCATCTATGATATGGTTGTGCGAGGTTCGTGCTCATGCTACGGTCACGCTTCGCGGTGTTTGCCCTTACCAGGCGTTGACCAGCGGACGGACATGGTTCACGGCCGTTGCGAATGTACCCACAACACCAAAGGTCTCAACTGCGAGCAGTGTGAAGATTTCTACCACGATCTGCCCTGGAGGCCGGCCATCGGTCGACAGACCAACGCTTGCAAACGCTGTAATTGCAACCACCACTCTGACCGGTGTCATTTCGATCCGGCCGTCTACGAAGCCACTGGCCGTATTTCTGGAGGTGTTTGCGACGATTGCGAGCACAACACTATGGGCCGCAATTGCGAACAGTGCAAAGCTTTCTTCTACCAG gaccCGACAAAAACGATTAGCGATCCCGACGTTTGTTTGCCGTGCGATTGCGACCCTAGTGGATCGTTAGACGATGGCATTTGCGATGCGCGATCTGATCCTTCTGGTGGAATTCAGGCCGGCCAATGTCATTGTAAACGTCACGTGGAAGGCCGCCGCTGCGACCAATGCCAACATGGATATTGGAATTTTACCGAGGAAAACCCAGATGGCTGCCAAGAGTGCAGCTGTAACTTGCAAGGCACTTACGAGAACCAAGGATGCAACGTCTACAGCGGCGAATGCGTCTGCAAACGCTACGTCACTGGCCGCGACTGCGACCAATGTCTACCCGAACACTGGGGCTTGTCGGAGGCTCGCGACGGCTGCAAACCTTGCGAATGCGATCCTGGCGGTTCATACGACAACAACTGCGATATCTTGACCGGCCAGTGCAAGTGCAGACCGCACGTTACCGGAAGGACTTGCTCTCAACCGGAGCAAGGTTTCTTTGCCGGACTGCTGGACTACCGCATTTACGAAGCCGAATACGGCGGCATCTCTGATCGCGCCCAGCTCCAAATCCGCGAGCCTTATCGTGATCGCGACCCCAGCTGGACTGGTCCTGGTTTCGTCCGCGCTGTAGAGGACTCTTCCATCCAATTCACTTTGGATGCCATTAGCCAGTCGATGGAATACGATTTGGTTATCCGCTACGAACCTCAACTGTCTGGACAATGGGAGGATGTTCGGGTTGTTATCGAACGTCCTGATGAAGTCGATCCCGATGGACCGTGTGCTAACCTGAACAATCAACAAGGACCTCCCGGTAGTGGCGGTTTGGAAATTTCACGAATTTCGCTTCCGTCTGGCGCCCGTCACGCCGTCGTCTATCCGCCTACTTGCCTGGAAGCCGGCAAGAAATACAACGTTCGTCTGGAGTTCAAGTCTTACGACTCGAACCAGGAAACGCCATCGGCCGCTGTTCTCATCGATTCCATCACGGTAGTTCCACGCGCCGATTCGATTCCTTTCCTGGGCGGATCACCTGCTGCCGACTACCGCCGCCAGGAATTCGAACACTACCGCTGCGCTCAGTACTTTTATTCGGTGGTCAAGACCAACATTCCCGAAGTCTGCCGTAAACATTTGTACAGCATCGGTTTCTACGTCCTCGGAGCGGGTTTCGAGTGCCAGTGTGATCCTACCGGATCCTTCAGTGGCATCTGTGACTCCCTAG GTGGTCAATGCTCATGCAAAGCCAACGTCGTGGGAAGGAAATGTGACCAGTGCGCACCGGGCACTTTTGGATTCGGTCCAGAAGGTTGCACGCCCTGTGAGTGCAACCCTGTCGGCTCTCTTGATAACTTTTGCGACAGCGGAACTGGACAGTGCCGTTGCCGGCCCAATACCTACGGCCGTGTCTGCGACCAGTGCCAACCAGGCTACTG GAACTTCCCTTCGTGCCAACGTTGTGAGTGTAACGGACATGCTGATCTTTGCGATTCACGGACAGGACGGTGCCTGGACTGTCGTGATTTTACAACTGACGAGCATTGCGATCGTTGTCTGGACAGTTATTACGGAGATCCTCGTTTGGGCGTTGATATCCCGTGTCGAGCTTGCCCGTGTCCTGGAACCATCAATTCAGGCCACTCTTACGCTCCTCGTTGCTCGCTGGATCGCGAAACCCAAGACGTGGTCTGCGAATGCCAAGAAGGCTATGCCGGCCCACGCTGCGACGTTTGCGCCGACAACTATTTCGGAAATCCCGACATACCGGGCGGACAGTGCCGGCCTTGTCAGTGTAGCAACAATATTGACCTCTCTCGACCGGGCAACTGCGATGGACGGACGGGCGAATGTCTTCAGTGTTTGTTCAACACGGAAAGCTTTAGTTGTGAGCTTTGCCAGAAGGGCTTCTTTGGCGACGCCCTGTCCCAGCAATGCACACCGTGCGTCTGCAACCTCCTTGGCAGCGACTCGTCATTGGAAGGGCCGTCGGTCTGTAATCGCCAGTCGGGCCAGTGTCCTTGTCTACCCAACGTCGAGGGCCTGTCCTGCGATCGCTGCGCCGTCGACCACTGGAAAATCGCATCGGGCGAAGGTTGCGAGGCCTGTAATTGCGACCAAGTCGGTTCTCTTTCTACCCAATGTAACGAATTCGACGGCCAGTGCGAATGTCGTGACGGATTCGGCGGGCGGAAATGTGATCAGTGCCGCGCTAATTATTGGGGTAATCCATCTGACAACTCGTGCCGGCCTTGCAACTGCGATCCGCAGGGTTCTTCCACCCAGCAATGTCATCACGCCACAGGCGCTTGCGTCTGTCTGCCCGGTATGGGTGGTGAAAAGTGCGACCGATGCGCTCGCGGATACGTCGGCGCGATCGTTCCTGATTGCCAACCTTGCGGCGAATGTTTCGACAACTGGGATCGCATTCTCCAg GAATTGCGCGGACAAACGGAGCAAGTTGTTGTTGCCGCCGGACAAATCCGTGAAACGGGCGCTACTGGTGCTTACACTCGCGAGTTTGAGACGATGGAGGCTAAATTGACAGAAGTACGGACTCTACTTGTCAACACAACCCTCAGCGGCCGCGAATTGTCGCAACTGGAACAGCTTTTCGATTCTATCAAAACCAATTTGACATTAGCTGGGCAAGGAATGGACGGGTTGGATGACACAGTTGAAAACACAACCCAACGTATTTTCTCCGTTAATCTCTCCCTCACAAACCTAAGAACCAAAGCAACTGACCTTCAAATGGCGGCTCAGTCACTCAAGGATAATGCCACCAAACTTCAAGAAGCCAACGTTGAAGGAGCTCTCAACCTGACCCGCGAAGCTCGTCAACGATCGCAGAAAGCGCAGGATCGTGTCGAATTCACTCAACAACCTGTCAGCGATTCAGAGCGACAGCGTAGGAGGACGGAAGCCTTGTTGTCACGCGTCGCTCCACAGCTGGGCGAGAGCCAACAGCGAAACGCAGCTGAACTAGCTGATCTTGGTGCTCGTCTGGCTGTCGTTGAACGCTCTTTACCCGAGCTTAACGACGCTGTCTGTGACGGACGTGGGGATCCATGCGACAGCTTGTGTGGTGGCGGAGGATGCGGGAAATGCGGAGCTCTGTCATGCGATGAAGGATCTGTTACGAAAGCCGAAAATGCGCTCAGCTTAGCTAAAGAAGCGGAAGGCATTCTGCGCAATCGGCAAGCCGAATCGGAAGAGATGATGCGTGGCGTACGCCAGGCTGAGACTGAAGCGGAGAATGCCCGTAGTCTGGCACGTGAGGCACTTCTGGCTGCCGAGTCGGCTCAGAACCGATCCGAAGCAGCCAAGGCCGAAGTGGACGAACTGATGAACCAGATCGACGAATTCCTTGAAGAGTCCGGAGCCAGTCCGGCCGACATCCGCTCTCTTGCCACCGATGTTTTGTCCAAGGGTATTTCGTTGCGACCGGAGCAAATCACCGACCTTGCCCGACGCATCAACGACACCATCTCTTCCCTGACCAACATTGACGCCATTCTGGCCGAGACTTCGGGAGATTTAGCTTCCGCTAAGGCGCTCAAGGATCGTGCTGACGCTGCCAAAGCTCACGCTCAGGGTATTCTTACTGTTGCCCAGCAAGTGCTCGAATCGTTGGCCGCCGCCCAAGCCGCTCAAGACAAGGCTCAAGAGGCTATTCAAACAGCTGACAAG GATATTAGCGCAGCTGAATCGCATCTAACGCAGATCGCTAGTGAGACGGCCGACGCTCAAGTCAAAGCTAGTGAATCTGTCCAGGAGGTCGAGGGCCTACGGGAAAGGTTACGCGAATTGCAGCGGAAGCTGATAAAGAACGAGCGAGATGTTAAAGAAGCCGCCCGTGAGTCCGATGTGGCCGCTTCGCTAGCCACGCGCGCCGGACAGGGTGCCTCTGAGCTTGACATTGCTTATCAACGTGCCCTGCGCGCTCTGGAGGAGAAGACGTCAAGAAGTGGCGATGCCCGCGAACGCTCCGCCCGTCTTCAAGATAAGGCCAATCGGCTAACAGCTAGCGTTGTGGCCAAAGTTCAAGAACTCAAAG AAATGGAGGATGAATACTTGTTGCATGAGCGTCGGTTGACAGACCTTTCTGAGCAAGTTATGGCCATGAATGTGCGCATGACCGACTACTTGCAAGTCATTAGCGACCGCTCAGAGTTTTACCGCACCTGCCAAAAGTAG